The genomic window CGCCGCCGCGCGGTTGGCCGGGACGTCTTCAGGCGGCCTTGACGACATAGGCGGCCGGGTGCTGGCTGCGGAAGCCGACGGCAATCCGGTTCCAGACGTTGATGGTGCCGATCAGCAACGTCAGCTTCACGATCTCCTCCTCGCTGAAGTGCTTACGCAGCTCATCATAAACGGCATCGGGAGCCTGAGTCTCGGCGATCAGCGTCAGGGCCTCGGTCCAGGCCAGCGCTGCCCGCTCGCGTGGGGTGTAGTAGGAAGACTCGCGCCAGGCCGGGAGGAGGTGAATGCGCTCCTCGGTCTCTCCCGCCTGGCGGGCATCGCGGGTGTGCATGTGCAGGCAGTAGGCGCAGCCGTTGATCTGCGAGGCGCGGATCTTGACCAGTTCCATGAGGCTCATCTCAAGGCCGCTGTTCCGCGTGGCGGTCTCCAAGCCGAGCATGGCCTTCATGAGTTCGGGGGCGATCTTGAAATAGTCGAGGCGGGCTTGCATCGCTTGATCTCCTGAAAAATCGGGGTTGCAGGAGAAAGACGAGGCAGCGCCCGCCCGCGTGACACGATGCGTAACAGGGGTGCAAAAGTTTTTGCGATTTTTTTGCTAGGCCGCCGCCCGCGCTCCGTGAACGGCCGCCAGCGCATCCCACAGCTGGTCGTAATGATCGATGAGGGCATCGGCTTCCAGCTCGGTCGCGGGCACGCTGGAGAAGCCGAAGGAGACGGCGACCACCGGCACGCCCGCATCGCGCGCCGCGCCTACGTCCACGGCGGAATCGCCCACCATCACCGCCTCTGCCGGGTTGCCGCCCAGCCGCTCGATGGCGGTGAGGATGTGGCGGCCGTCCGGCTTACGGAAGGGCAGGCTGTCGCCCCCGACGTTGACCGGGAAGAAGCGCTCCCACCCCAGAGCCTCGATCAGCGCCCGGCTCAGCTTCTCCGGCTTGTTGGTGCAGATGCCGATGAAGATGCCCGCTTCCTGAAGCTGGGCCAGGGTCTGTTCAACTCCGGGAAAGGGTTGGGAGTCTCACACACGTTCGCGGCGTAATAATCGAGGAACGGCTTGAGGAGACTTTCCGCCTGCTCGGGCGTTCCGCCCCCGGTATGCGCCAAGCCCCGCTCGATCAGCTTCCGGGCCCCCAGCCCCACCATGTCCCGCACCTCGGTAATCGTGACCGGCGGCCGCCCGGCCAGGGACAGGATGTGGTTGGTGGCGGCGGTCAGGTCTGGTCCCGTGTCGACCAGAGTGCCGTCGAGGTCGAAAACAACGCAACGTGGCATATTATTAAGAACGGTCATGGTATGGATTTCGCAAGGTCCGGAGTGATGCAATTGAGTAGAAACGCCAAGCCTTCTGTGGCACACCGCCGACACGCAGAGCAAGCATAGCTGATTGATGGGGGATCCGCTTATGACGACGCGGCCTGTGGCCGTCATTATCCTCGCGGCCGGCAAGGGTACGCGAATGAAGTCGGACAAGCACAAGGTGCTGCACCCCATTGGCGGCCTGCCGATGGTGGGCCATGTGCTGAAAACCGCCGAGGCGCTGGACGCCCGCCGCTCCGTGCTGGTAGTCGGCTCGCTGAAGGAGCAAGTGGAGGCCGCCTTCGGGCACAAGGCCGCCATTTCCGTGCAGGAACCGCAGCTGGGCACCGCCCATGCGGTGCAGGCGGCGCAAGGCCAGCTGGCCGACTTCGACGGCGACATTCTCATTCTCTATGGCGATGTGCCGCTCATCCGCCCCGAGACGCTGCGCGCCATGCTGGAGCGGCTGAACACGCCGGTCGGCGGCCAGCTGCCCGCCTGCGTGGTGTTGGCGTTCCGCCCGCAGGACCCGGCGGCCTACGGCCGGATCATCACGGATGAGAACGGCGTCATCGAAACGATGGTGGAGTTCAAGGACGCGAGCCCCGAGCAGCGCGCCATCAACCTGTGCAACTCGGGCGTCATGGCCGTGAAGTCCGAGCAGCTGTGGTCGCTGCTCTCGCGCGTCGATAACGACAACGCTGCGGGCGAATACTACCTGCCGGACGTGGTGATGCTGGCGCGCCAGGATGGCCTGCCCTCGCTTGTCGTCGAGACCGGCGAGGAAGAGGTGGCGGGCGTCAACTCCCGCGTCGAGCTGGCGGCCGTGGAGCAGGTGTTCCAAAACCGCCGCCGCCGCGAGATGATGTTGGACGGCGTGACCCTGATCGCGCCGGAGACGGTGTTCTTCAGCCACGACACGGTGATTGGCCGCGATGTGGTGATCGAGCCCAACGTGGTGTTCGGGCCGGGCGTTACGGTTGAATCCGGCGCCGTCATCCGCGCCTTCTCGCACCTTGAGGGCGCGAGCGTCGGCGCGGGCTGCGAGGTCGGTCCCTATGCGCGGCTGCGGCCCGGTGCGGTGATGAAGGCCAAGGCCAAGGTCGGCAACTTCGTCGAAATCAAGAAGGCGGTGCTGGAGGCCGGTGCCAAGGTCAATCACCTGACCTACATCGGCGACGCGCACGTGGGCGAGAAGGCCAACATCGGCGCGGGCACCATCACCTGCAACTACGACGGCTACAACAAGTCCCAGACGCGGATCGGCGCGGGGGCCTTCATCGGCTCCAACTCGTCGCTGGTGGCGCCGGTCACGATCGGCGATGGGGCCATCATCGGCGCGGGCAGCGTGGTGACGCAGGACGTGGCGGCAGATGCGCTGGCCGTGGCGCGTGGCCAACAGGTAGAAAAACAGGGTTGGGCAGCGCGCTTCCGCGCGGCCATGCAATCGAAGAAGAAGGCAGGGTAACAGGCGGCTTATGTGCGGAATCATTGGGATTATCGGCCAGGAACCGGTTGCGGATCGCCTTCTGGATGGCCTGCGCCGACTGGAATATCGCGGCTACGACTCGGCGGGCATCTGCACCCTGGTTGATGGCGCGCTGGCGCGCTGCCGCGCCGAGGGCAAGCTGAAAAATCTGGAACGGCGGCTGATCGAGGCTCCGCTGGCGGGCGAGCTGGGCATCGCCCACACCCGCTGGGCGACCCATGGCGCGCCGACCGAGAGCAACGCTCACCCGCACGCCAGCCGCCATGTGGCGGTGGTGCACAACGGCATCATCGAGAACTTCAAGCAGCTGCGCCAGGAGCTGGTGGCGAACGGCTACGCCTTCGAATCCGAAACGGATACGGAGGTGGTCGTTCACCTCATCTCCGCCGAGATGGACCAGGGCGCGGGCCCGGTCGAGGCGGTGCAGCGCACGCTGAAGCGCCTGCACGGCGCATTCGCGCTCGCCATTCTGTTCTCGGGCCATGACGACCTGATGATCGGCGCGCGGCGCGGCAGCCCGCTGGTGGTGGGCTATGGCGACGGCGAGATGTACCTGGGCTCGGACGCCATCGCCCTGTCGGACCTGACCAGCCGCATCGCCTATCTGGACGAGGGCGACTGGGTGGTGCTGAGCCGCACCTCCATTCAGGTTTACGACGCGGACGACCGGCCGGTGGAGCGCCCCGTCACCATCTCCACGGTGACGGGCGGCCTGATCGACAAGGGCAACCACCGCCACTACATGCAGAAGGAAATCTACGAGCAGCCGACGGTGGTCGCCCAGACGCTGGGCACCTACATCCGGCCGCTCGATGGCCGCATCGCCCTGCCGGACCTGCCGTTCGATCTGGCGTCGGTTGAGCGGGTGTCTATCATCGCCTGCGGCACCAGCTACTATGCGGGCATGGTTGGCAAATACTGGCTGGAGCAGATGGCCCGCGTGCCGGTGGAGCTGGATATCGCCTCCGAGTTCCGTTACCGCGACCCGGTGCTGACGCCGGGCGGCCTTGCCATCTTCATCTCCCAGTCCGGCGAGACGGCGGACACGCTGGCGGCCCTGCGCCACTGCAAGGAAAACGGCCAGCACACGGTGGCCATCGTCAATGTGCCCACCTCCAGCATGGCGCGCGAAGCCCATGCGGTGCTGCCCACCCACGCGGGGCCGGAGATCGGCGTTGCCTCCACCAAGGCCTTCACCTGCCAGCTGGCGACGCTCTCCGCCTTCGCCATCGCCATGGCGCAGGCCAAGGGCAAGGTCGATGAGGAGCGAGAAGCCGCGCTCGTGCAGTGCCTCACCGAAATCCCGGCCTACATGAACGAGGCGCTGGCGCACGACGAGGACATCGCCAAGCTGGCCCACGCGGTCGCCCGCGCGACGGACGTGCTGTACCTCGGCCGTGGCCCGGATTATCCGATCGCGCTGGAAGGCGCGCTGAAGCTGAAGGAAATCAGCTATATCCACGCCGAAGGCTATGCCGCCGGCGAGATGAAGCACGGCCCGATCGCGCTGATCGACGAGAACGTGCCGGTGGTCGTCGTCGCCCCCTCGGGCCCGCTGTTCGAGAAGACCATCTCCAACATGCAGGAGGTGATCGCCCGCGGCGGCCAGGTTATCCTCATCTCCGACAAGGAGGGCCTCGCCCACCACGGCACCGGCCTCATGGCCACCATCGAAATGCCGAAGGTCGATGGCATCATCGCCCCGCTGGTCTATGCGGTGCCGGTGCAGCTGCTGGCCTATCACGTCGCCGTCGCCAAGGGCACGGACGTGGACCAGCCGCGCAACCTCGCCAAGTCGGTGACGGTCGAGTGATTTTGGCGGGGCGCACGGGGACCCGGTCCCTCTGCGCCCCGGTTCCCGCGCGGCGCGCTTCTGCACCTATTTGGCGATATATTTTCGCGAAAATTCTCCTGTTGCGCGAAATCGACGCTAAGGGGGTTTAAACGCTCACTGAGAGGTTTTTGCCTATTCCGG from Pedomonas mirosovicensis includes these protein-coding regions:
- a CDS encoding HAD hydrolase-like protein, whose protein sequence is MTVLNNMPRCVVFDLDGTLVDTGPDLTAATNHILSLAGRPPVTITEVRDMVGLGARKLIERGLAHTGGGTPEQAESLLKPFLDYYAANVCETPNPFPELNRPWPSFRKRASSSASAPTSRRS
- a CDS encoding carboxymuconolactone decarboxylase family protein, giving the protein MQARLDYFKIAPELMKAMLGLETATRNSGLEMSLMELVKIRASQINGCAYCLHMHTRDARQAGETEERIHLLPAWRESSYYTPRERAALAWTEALTLIAETQAPDAVYDELRKHFSEEEIVKLTLLIGTINVWNRIAVGFRSQHPAAYVVKAA
- the glmS gene encoding glutamine--fructose-6-phosphate transaminase (isomerizing), producing MCGIIGIIGQEPVADRLLDGLRRLEYRGYDSAGICTLVDGALARCRAEGKLKNLERRLIEAPLAGELGIAHTRWATHGAPTESNAHPHASRHVAVVHNGIIENFKQLRQELVANGYAFESETDTEVVVHLISAEMDQGAGPVEAVQRTLKRLHGAFALAILFSGHDDLMIGARRGSPLVVGYGDGEMYLGSDAIALSDLTSRIAYLDEGDWVVLSRTSIQVYDADDRPVERPVTISTVTGGLIDKGNHRHYMQKEIYEQPTVVAQTLGTYIRPLDGRIALPDLPFDLASVERVSIIACGTSYYAGMVGKYWLEQMARVPVELDIASEFRYRDPVLTPGGLAIFISQSGETADTLAALRHCKENGQHTVAIVNVPTSSMAREAHAVLPTHAGPEIGVASTKAFTCQLATLSAFAIAMAQAKGKVDEEREAALVQCLTEIPAYMNEALAHDEDIAKLAHAVARATDVLYLGRGPDYPIALEGALKLKEISYIHAEGYAAGEMKHGPIALIDENVPVVVVAPSGPLFEKTISNMQEVIARGGQVILISDKEGLAHHGTGLMATIEMPKVDGIIAPLVYAVPVQLLAYHVAVAKGTDVDQPRNLAKSVTVE
- the glmU gene encoding bifunctional UDP-N-acetylglucosamine diphosphorylase/glucosamine-1-phosphate N-acetyltransferase GlmU, with the translated sequence MTTRPVAVIILAAGKGTRMKSDKHKVLHPIGGLPMVGHVLKTAEALDARRSVLVVGSLKEQVEAAFGHKAAISVQEPQLGTAHAVQAAQGQLADFDGDILILYGDVPLIRPETLRAMLERLNTPVGGQLPACVVLAFRPQDPAAYGRIITDENGVIETMVEFKDASPEQRAINLCNSGVMAVKSEQLWSLLSRVDNDNAAGEYYLPDVVMLARQDGLPSLVVETGEEEVAGVNSRVELAAVEQVFQNRRRREMMLDGVTLIAPETVFFSHDTVIGRDVVIEPNVVFGPGVTVESGAVIRAFSHLEGASVGAGCEVGPYARLRPGAVMKAKAKVGNFVEIKKAVLEAGAKVNHLTYIGDAHVGEKANIGAGTITCNYDGYNKSQTRIGAGAFIGSNSSLVAPVTIGDGAIIGAGSVVTQDVAADALAVARGQQVEKQGWAARFRAAMQSKKKAG
- a CDS encoding HAD-IA family hydrolase — protein: MAQLQEAGIFIGICTNKPEKLSRALIEALGWERFFPVNVGGDSLPFRKPDGRHILTAIERLGGNPAEAVMVGDSAVDVGAARDAGVPVVAVSFGFSSVPATELEADALIDHYDQLWDALAAVHGARAAA